In Lates calcarifer isolate ASB-BC8 linkage group LG21, TLL_Latcal_v3, whole genome shotgun sequence, the sequence CGGACAGGAGAGCTGGTAGAACTGTATCACTGCACAAGGTCACTACTTTGAAGTTAATGGCGGCCAAATTTAAATCACGGATGGTCTTTGAACTTTTTGATAATTtgacatacatacaaacacacaaaatgttgtCCCTTGGGGGCCTATAACAAAgaacatgcacagaaacaccacacagtCTTAAGGGTAAGAGTGAGCACTCCTACACTAGCAGCAACGACCAGGATGCAAACAAGGTTCAGTGCATTTTTCCCTCTTGTACCAAAAATGACATGGTGGAATTTCTTTACATTTGCATGATTGAAGTTGCTAGCCATGATGAATAATTCTTTGAGGTGTGCTTTTTGTTGATCACTGACGCCGCTGTAAAGCTGTCACAGATAGACTGCCACACAGCAGAGAACTCCCTCTACACATAGTACGGCCGGCACTTCATGATTGTAAACTCTACCAGCAGAGAATATTTGGCCACAACCACAGCATTTAAGCAACTTTCCTGgtggaaataaacacacagtccacCTCCAAGAGTCTAACCAGACAGCAATGACTCCTTGTCGTTTCAGTAGGGAGTTAGCTCGTCCACCCCGTGTAGAGAATGTTGCTGAGAAGACACATTTCAATGAAAACAAGGTACAGCAGTTCTTTATCTGCTGAAGATCCAGAAGATTTGGAATAAGGAATAcgtgtatttcccaaaatgtttaattattctgtttaaaaagttttgattatattttaaaCAGAGTTGATATAAACTTACAGAGATGCTATTAAGCATGGTTTTAGTCTTCTAGACATCAAGGTTAAAACTAGGCTAAATTTGGTTGAAAAGATGCAAAAGTTGCAATTAGCTGTTCAACAGTGTTTTGATGGCTATATTTCAGTTTGTGGATGGGACCTGCTTCATGATAAAAATCTAGGCATTTCAGATGCTATCACAACAATGGTTATATGTAACtaaagctgcaactaacaattattttgatCATCTTCTttctaaaatgtcagataatTGTCTATCAcccagagctcaaggtgacatcTTGATAATGCTTTTGTCCAACCAAGAGTCAACTTAACAATTatcaacaaaagagaaaaaaaaacagcaaatcctcacacttAAAAAAACAGGGCATGTTTGGTGTTTCTGACAAACTGCAATTTTCACAACTATCTATTTTCTGTTGACTGGCCTAATAATTAATTTACTATTTTTTAAGCActgtgagaaaaacagacatttggaAGCTCTGTTTTAGCCTATCCAGTTTTTGCTCTGGAAATCACTCAGAATCTGTGCTTACTGGGAAGGACTCTAACTGCACTGCTGTTATTGTGTCCTCACTCTCAAACTGGAAATTGTGGTTCTCCTCTGAGCTTTAATGGTTTAATGAAGCAGTGACAAAGATGGTGATCCCTCAGTCTTAACGATGATGGATGGAGAGGTGTCCTTCATCTTTAAGCCTGTTTGCTTCGCTGCACTGTTTACCATTGGTTCATGGATTACCAACCTAAATGGATTTGATCAGAAAACTGTAAATAGGAACATAGAGGAACTGATGGAAATCTCCAAAGCCCAAACAATAACATGTgaacgctgtgtgtgtgtgtgtgtgtgtaagccaGAGGCGCTGTTCCCTGTGGTTGAGTCATAGGGGGATAAACAGTGAACACTAGCAGCATATGGACTCTGTGGAAGGCTGTCCATAGAGATGAGTGCTTATAAACCAGTGTGCCTCCATTATCTTCTTAagcatttctttgtttccttcatATCACAAGGATAAACACCTTTTCAGATGATCTTTTCataatatcacattttttacattcagATCCTCCCTTACTTTGTAGCTTTGCAAATCCACCAATTCAGCTgttggtatttttattttcttgcatCTCTTCTgtttcccaccacaccacatcCTTTGAGTCTGCTGTTAGatttgtcctcctctctgtagcagcagcagcagcagcagcagcagcagcagccagccagCCAAGTGCTGCAAATGTCTTGAAATACAGAGAGGCTATAAATCGTAGCAGTCTCCACACTGTACCAGTGCAGCAGAGTCAGGCTGAGCAACATGGGTCCAGTCAGCCTGGGCTCTCTTGTTCTGTCATGTAGGCATATAGGCAGTCAACTGGTGAATTTAGTCAGTGTgtcaacagtcagtcagtctgagcCTGGATTCTCTTTCAGCATTAGTGATGCCATTTACTGAGGAAGAAACAGCACACgtacacagaaaagaaagaatagaggaaagaaacagaaaagaaagcgAGAAAGTCAGGGGTGTGGTGGTCTGAACCTGTGACCCCTCAGAGCTTTACTCACACTCCaactttcattcacacacaatcGCACACACAGCAGCTACCTGTCTGAGTGTCTTGAGCATCTCCGTGGCCTCGTCCTGTTTACCCTGCTTGGCCATCAGCATCATCTCCTGGATCATGCTGATACGGCGCTGGTAAGGCGGTGGCGTCCCGCCGCGACTTAGCCGGTCCCCTGACTTAAGCATGAAGGACGCCAAGATATCTCCCCGCTCCTTGGTGGGGGTCCGCTTCCAGCTGTGCTGAGGGCTGGCTCCTCCAGGCTCCTGGCCTTTGGTCTGCTTGGCACCCATGGTGCTGTGTTAATGTGAACTGTGATAATAACAAGACTGGTCCCACCAAGCAGTCATGCAGAGGCAGCTTTGATTAATGTTAGAGATACGTTGcacattaaaatgtctgcagctgATTACATCCTCTTCAAGTCTGCAGATTGGGGTTTAGATGTGAAGCATTTGAGCAATCAAATTCCAAACTGCTtctaaaaatgttcatttcacACAGTTCTACAGAAGAAGTCAATGTCCTAAGAGTTCAGAAATAATGCTCCAAAACATTAACAAGTAGATGtagtagtttgtttttttttttttttgcttttaagaACTTGTTAATCCCGCAGAGTGAAGCTCAAGTCGGGAACAGGTCGGAGGATGCTGCCTGCATCATGGCCGCAAAGCACGGACACAGCAAAGTCAGGATGCAGGATACCTACAGTATAGACCGTGGCCCGCCGCAGCCTCCTATCCCGAACACAACTTCACCAAAATATTTACCCTCGACAGCGTTATGCTCTCACCGCTGCTGTTATCCTTCAAAACAGAGTCCTCTGTcctggagcagaggaggaggaggaagcggATCGGAGGAGGTGGTGCATAAAGCAGGGCATGGCAATGTTTACGTCTCCTGTAGATCACCACTGACTGCCTGTTCCTGGCTGTTCTCCGTCCTTCCTCAGCCGCTGGAAGTCATGCATTACCCACAACCAGCAGGCATTCGTCCTTCTCCAAGGTTGATTCTCTATCCGCTCAGGCGCGGGAAACAGCCGCATCCGTGTCTCGGTCCACGGGCTGTGTAGAGGCTGCAGATCCGCGGCTTGGCAGGAGGGGAGAGACTGAGGTGTCCCCTTGCTGGGACTGAATTATGTATTGCACCCTCTGTTCAAACTGAATGGGGGCGCGCAGCGAGTGCACGTGAGCACCAATCCTCCCTCCTCACAcggtgatggagagagggaaggaagggcCGGGAGAGCACGAGCACCGCCAAGTTTGCGGATGCTTAGCTCCTGCACGCCCCTTTTCCAGGAAGGCGATGTACCaatttccatttaaatgtgtcagtgtAATGTTGCGTATCTCACTGGCAGAGCTAAATATAACTTGTCAAGATGACTCATACCATTTAAAATCCTACATAATCTCCAGCAGAATTAATTCATTCAATTCAGacaattcattttaaattttaaatttccTTCAGTTTAAACGGAGTGTTTCGTGTTGCTCGCTAACATATTTTAATAGAGATGGATCAAAAACCACTACAAGCTGACCTTGAAGTTAACAACCTATTAACTGTTACTGCTGTATTAAACCGCAGGAGCAGTATGGTGATTTGTAAATGGCCTTGAATAGTACTCTGTCTCTGCCTATGAGTAAGtcaatattcattttaaattgatgGATTTCCCTATTGAGTTTGGTTTTTAGCATGGAAGAGAGCAAGGCACATCTGTAGTCTTATCTATTTATTCAAACGTAAACATGAATACAGGATGAAGTAGTGGGTATAATTTCATACTGTATGATACAGTGTTACCTGACCATCAACTGTAGCTGAGCAATGTCCAGTGAcgtaaaaacatgtaaatggaCGAGTTCGTTTACATAAGAGATAATATGAAAATAACACAAGTTGCATTCAAtgcacaaaatgatcacatgaCGCACACATTAGTGATCCATACGTGACCAGTGATCAGGGGAAGGATTGCACTGACATCTGGTGGTGGCGATTTGGAATTCATGTGTCCGTAAAGTATTTATAATGTGGTTAGAGTAAGTTCCTTTAACGATCAAACTATATATAACAGAATCTGTAGTAATACTCTAAAGGCAGTATGTGATGATGAACTAGATTTACTGGCTTTCACTGCAtcaagaaaagaataaaaataaaaaccacaatcCAGAGGGAGAATAGTTTTCTACTTCATGAGAATGTTAAAGGCTGACAGCTAAATATGAGCTGATAGTTCtggcagtacacacacactcaaacacaaactcagacAAATGTCAAGATGTATTTTTCAAAAggtatatttatttgttttgcctTTAATTACATATCTATTTACACTTGTATTTCAGTTACTCcaaatcaattatcaaaacCAAAATTGTCTTTTCTCACTTTACCAGTGAGAAAACTTTAGGCTCATAACTTTTCTCATCAGAGAGCTTGCAAGGTCAAACAGTCAGCCTTAATGAAAGAAACCCAGCTGATGTGTACAGGATGAAGACTTCATTCTGGTTTTTACAAggagcagactgcagagaggaagataTACATgtcacacacgcgcacacacacatacacacactcttctttCCTGTTAGTCACAATGCTGGCTGCCAGCTGCTTGGTTTAATTACTTTACGGTGTGCTGCATTTGATATTCAAAGACAACTAAGACCTGACCCTCACCTCCTTTACAGGAGAGGGAGGACTCACTTTTGGCAGTGAACACATACACCACTTATAAAAACTATTCAGCCTTccttgactgttttttttggATTTATCTTTCACACTACTGAATCACAGTGGATGTAATTAGAAGCACTGGTCAAGAAAACAGAACTTGAATGGCAAAAAGGAATCAGAAATCTATAAAAATGATCTcaattaaatacaaatataaaacacaaatggTATTCACTTCCTTTACTGTGAAACATCCACAGTTGTCAGTGGACTCGGATCATGATGGGGTTAATGTATATCCAGGTCCCCGACTTCTTAAGTGCcattcacatcaacatcaaagTCATACTAATGACACGGAAACTTTTTCTGAAAGCTCCAAGATACTAGACATGAGGCTTGATAACatgcaaacaacaaacataagACAGCTCATGTTAACTATTGTCCAACATTatataatttgatttaataaataCAGTGTTATATTGTCAATTTGCAGTACGTTTAACTCACAAGCTTTGATATCAGACAACCATCTTGAGTTGTCCTGTGATGTGAACACTCACAAGTCGCAAACATGGGAAGTGTTCCACCTCTGACGTCCATCCCATATAATGTGGATGTAGCATAAAGCCTGGTGGTGGCAGCACGGAGATTCTGCCTTACAGCAGGTTCTGGGAGGCTTCACACACCACCACTAATCACTACTAAATACTGACATTGTGTAACTGTGTGCTATATTTTTACTGAAGATCAATTACAGAGATTTGAATTCACTTtggcttttttctctttttatgttGATCAGTGACAAACAGAGCCTAATTCCATCCACTGTGCTTCAATGCTGTAAGACATAAATACTTCTGCTCTGTACCCAGCCCAGAATTCACTCAGATTTCCCTCTCATTAGAGACCCACAGACGCCTGACATTACTAGTGTGTGATAGGATAGTCATATGCTTATAAAAGCTGACAGGAAAACCAGGTCCAGGATAAAAGTTATGTGCAATGTTTTCATAAATCCCAACAAGAACATTGTTATGTAAAGAGGTGTTTAATATATGTAGTTTCAGTGATGGCTTTCTTGGTGATTTGAAATATCCAAAGGAGTCCTCAGTATGAAGCTTAGCGGGATGTGCTACTCCCATTCTCCCACTACAAAAACAACCCGGTCAATATTTCAGCTACTCGATGCAGAACCTGTCCAGCTCTGCCTGACATCTTTCActcccctccctgcctcccagCTCTCTTCACTAGACTGTGCATGTCTcttcaaacacaacatggaGTGAAGGTGCACTGATTCTCTACCCTTTATGATTTAATCAATGACATATTGCTGTTGGGTGCActctgacagaaaaaagaaaatgctatATTTTCCTTTTGCATAACCTGACTCACGCTAGTCTTATGCTGAAGGCTGAGGCAATCTTACTGAGGAAGGACAATACTAAATAACCTAGGCACGTCCAGGACTGACTGTGTGTCCGGGCCTCACAGGTGGGAGGTGACTACTCGCAGTTAGAATGTGTAGCCAGCGGGGGGGGCTTTGTCATCTTTGTTGCTTTCCAGGGAGAAAGGAGGAATGCGAACATCAAAATGGGAGCCATCAGTCCTTTCAATACGAAATGTCCCcctgaacaaaaataaataaaggttaagtAAACTGTGCACATTCAGGATACAAAAATGACTTGACCAGCACTCCCAGTGAATCTAAACGTTTACCATTTCAAACATGTACAAAATAGCAGAATATGTAGCATATGTAGGATGTGTGTAACAGTACACTAATGTATGAATGAGCGAACTCACCACATATGACCGCTGGGGGCTTGTAGAGACACATGGCTGCTGTACTGAAAGGCTGGCTGCTCTTTAGACAACACCGGCTCCTGTGACGACACAGGCAAGAACATAGGTTAAGCTCCTCCAAAATTTTGTGTTTCAAGAACAAGAAACTAAAAACTGACGtaatctgtgtgtctgtgatggtCCCATTTACAGGGTCACCACCAGGTGACAACACAGCTGACCTACAGTCAGGTAATACAACAAAGGCCTTAATagtttgtttgttaatgttgtgAAATTAAACAGTCAagagtgtttaaaaaaaaaaaaaaaactgaattcacTTGGTCAAAAAGGAGCATTGACACTACACCAGACAGTCTTGGAtattgtgtgtatgcatgtgtgggTATGCTGACCCTGCCTACGACTCCTCGTCCTCGGACTGTCTCCAGGGTTCCTGACAGGCTGAAGATCCTCCAGtgcctctctctcagctgaacCACCTCATTGCCCATGTTCTCCAGTCGGATACAGTATCGCCACTGTCGGAGGACAACACACCTTAACATGTTTATACTCAGAGTCTGCTGGTATATCAGCTGCTAGCTGGTGTTGTTTCAAACTGGCTGTCCTATTAGACCCCACTGTTCTATTAGATATTCCCCACTGATAAAACTATGCTACTCACCCAGTAAACATGGGAGTTCTGGGCCTCCTGAGAACAAGAGAGTATTTCCATTAGTATTCAAAATGACTAcataatcaaaacacaaaaagaagcTTTCAGCTGGTGTGGCCCAGTGTGTGCTTAAAAAAGCTAGAGTAGctactattatttatttacccTCATGCCCATGTAGAAGGGGATGACTGTGACTCGGATATTTTCGGTGGTCTCCCTGTGGACATCTGAGAGCTCCAGCCAGGGGTGGTTTTTCTCCTGCCACGCCTTCAGGGTGTCTCTGGCTGTGAACGGAGGAGCTACAGAggaggacaaaaacacacacatatttacagcaaactgaaactgtttttgttctctttctaCTGAATGGAGCCTGTGGCAGCTCTGAAAGGTGAAAATAATTTTGGTTGATGTCTATGTCATCTTTACAGAAATTTATTATTTAGTACTTATAAAATCAATGTTTAATTTGGAAGAAATATTGCTATGACTATATGAAATAACAATGACATCAGTGCTGGAAGATTTGTGTTCAATGAATATGAATTACGATAGATATCTATAGTTTCAgcctcatatatatatatatacacacacacacacacacacacacacacacacatatatacagagGGTGAAATTTGGCTATGTATATGCACAGTCACTGTGTTGAACCTATGGGCACTGGAAAATGTTTATGTGAAGACTGGAGTTGGAAGCTGAAGTGGAGACAGTGGAAGGCTGTTTACATTTGGAAGGGTTGTACATGAGGAAGCGCTCAAACAGCTCATGCTGGATGGGGACCTGCTCTGCAGAGTTATAGGGCAGGATGTCTTCATGGCTCACATAGTCCAGACCTGAGGGCAGGAAACACAGACATATTGTCACATAAGGATGAGATAGAGAACAGAGGTTTATATTCTATGGGAGCTAAGCTGCTGATAAGAAACAAAATCTGCTCTGCTGTATGGGGTGAAAGTTAAATCTAATGCTGAGAATCTGAATATATTGTACTGGAACTGACAAACTGAGGGCTGAGCTGGGTTACATTTATCATGAAAGCCCGcttagaaataaaacaaaaaacagcagcaaaaaggaTATAATGGGCCCACCATATGGTTACATACCTGGGATGGCATACAGGGCTCTGCTGTCGTCATGGTTGGCCAGAAACgtcactgcctctgtctgaGACCTCTGAGActgtcaaacacaacacacaccaacagttACACAACTGCTGACTCAGACATTAATGGACAGCCACAGCCAGGTTCTACCACAGTGGTGGCTTTGTCACCCTACTTCATTTTCACTCATTGCACTGTATGTCAAGATGATCATGAGTGTCTTCAACACAAATTCAACAGGTTTCACAACCTCTCTGAAGGAAGAAGAGATTAACTCTGAGATATACTTTTACCGATTACCTGTCCAACAGATTTGTTTGATTGTGAGTGTAACTTAGACATGGGTGTCATCAGAATTTTTAAAACTCTTAATTGCTAGTGTTCATATTAGTGTTAGAAAGGAAAAGCATCTGAGTCATCACTTTCACCATCTGTCATACACAAAATGATCTGACGTTTAAAGGCAGCAAATTCaacaaataatgataaaatactACTAACTAAAAATCATCTGAACTTGCTCGCCTGTCTGGACTCTAACAGAACTCTAGGGACAATAGGAATGTATCTGAACTGTAAGGTAGTAGTTGGTGGTGGTTAAtgagaaatacagtatatattaacTTACTATGTGAGGGCAGTCCCTGGTGTCAATCAAGACCTGGTAGTAGGTGTGAGTCTTCCCCTTCACCTCCTTGGAACCGTGGGCTCCTGGAGGCTCAGGTTTGCTGATagaagaaagacaaacaacagaggTTATAATAGTCTAATGCACAAACCAAGTCAATAAAGGCCTGTTGGTGCAGTCTGCAGTCAGAGATGGAGGTTTACCTGTCAGACATGGGAGGGGTGATGTCTCTGTCATAGAGCCTGGCATGCCAGGGAAACAAGACAATGCCTCTATAGCCAAACACACTGTGGAgaaacagctgaggaggagcACAACAACAAGGAGAAAGGGGATAAGTCGATCTGAGATTATATATGTTGGAGGTTTAATAAAGCATACATTAGATAGGATTACAGTCACTCAACAGGATCACGCAAATGTACACAAAGTTACTGATTTatcaaaacttaaaaacaaactacatAGTGCAGTCACAGGAGAATACAGTAATATTCAAAAGTGAGTCTAAAACTGACCCAAATGATTTgctataaaatgtgtgtgtgtgtgcatgagtctTACTTGTCCCGTTTCATATTTGCCATGCTGCTTCACAGCCTCAAACACTCCCACAGTTTCCAAAATCTTCCCTTCAGGCCTGTTCCTGCCAAATACAGGCAACACCATTACACACTggaccctgtgtgtgtgtgtttatgtgtgtgtggttgagtgtgtatgtgtgtttgtgtgtaaaaaaaaaaacaaaaaaacaactgcctTCAAATGAAAAGCATATGACCACAAACTAATATATAGATCTGAATGCCGTACAAACATGGGTATTGACATCAAAACATCATGTAtggacagacacaaacaacttCTAAGATCTCACAGCTGTGAAGAGAAGAGGCTTCAGGATTTTCCCTCCTATAGAGATGATTTACATCCATCGCTATAGGAGGGAAAATCCTTCTGCTTCCTTTGAGCCTCCCTCTTCCCTTCAGTCCTAATCTCAATCAACGTTGACAAGATTGAATAAAACACCTCCAGTTGTCAGATgtcaacaaacagaaataccatTCAACCTAATCTCTATGTCCTTGCcttgcaacaacacacacacacacacactcttacagtACATATTACCAGTGACAACAACAGCTGGTCACTTCAAATAAATAACATGCATACTTCTGTGCTCCCTGCAAAGCTAATCTTCAcaacagagatgaagagtggGGATTAATGAGGTGGATATACTGTATGAACAGGGGGATTTAATATTTCACAGTAAGTTGGTTTCAGGTTATTTTTATATCTT encodes:
- the poldip2 gene encoding polymerase delta-interacting protein 2 isoform X1; translated protein: MRVCERARGGKMAASALRRGLLSTVSKYNKKHTHRILSVADISSGFDAYRQRLQCRACGLSGGAQQRRFMSSRNRPEGKILETVGVFEAVKQHGKYETGQLFLHSVFGYRGIVLFPWHARLYDRDITPPMSDSKPEPPGAHGSKEVKGKTHTYYQVLIDTRDCPHISQRSQTEAVTFLANHDDSRALYAIPGLDYVSHEDILPYNSAEQVPIQHELFERFLMYNPSKSPPFTARDTLKAWQEKNHPWLELSDVHRETTENIRVTVIPFYMGMREAQNSHVYWWRYCIRLENMGNEVVQLRERHWRIFSLSGTLETVRGRGVVGREPVLSKEQPAFQYSSHVSLQAPSGHMWGTFRIERTDGSHFDVRIPPFSLESNKDDKAPPAGYTF
- the poldip2 gene encoding polymerase delta-interacting protein 2 isoform X2, giving the protein MRVCERARGGKMAASALRRGLLSTVSKYNKKHTHRILSVADISSGFDAYRQRLQCRACGLSGGAQQRRFMSSRPEGKILETVGVFEAVKQHGKYETGQLFLHSVFGYRGIVLFPWHARLYDRDITPPMSDSKPEPPGAHGSKEVKGKTHTYYQVLIDTRDCPHISQRSQTEAVTFLANHDDSRALYAIPGLDYVSHEDILPYNSAEQVPIQHELFERFLMYNPSKSPPFTARDTLKAWQEKNHPWLELSDVHRETTENIRVTVIPFYMGMREAQNSHVYWWRYCIRLENMGNEVVQLRERHWRIFSLSGTLETVRGRGVVGREPVLSKEQPAFQYSSHVSLQAPSGHMWGTFRIERTDGSHFDVRIPPFSLESNKDDKAPPAGYTF